A portion of the Agrobacterium tumefaciens genome contains these proteins:
- the tnpB gene encoding IS66 family insertion sequence element accessory protein TnpB (TnpB, as the term is used for proteins encoded by IS66 family insertion elements, is considered an accessory protein, since TnpC, encoded by a neighboring gene, is a DDE family transposase.) has translation MIPSNVKVFLASHPIDFRKGPDSLLSLVRDAGSDPFNGALYVFRAKRADRIKIVWWDGSGVCLYAKRLEKAQFCWPRIGHSRVQLNNAQLLALVDGMDWKRVRSTPIKPPEIVG, from the coding sequence ATGATCCCGTCGAACGTAAAAGTCTTTCTGGCGAGCCATCCGATCGACTTCCGTAAGGGACCTGACAGCTTGCTATCACTGGTTCGAGATGCTGGCAGTGATCCGTTCAACGGAGCTCTTTATGTCTTCCGGGCGAAACGAGCAGACCGTATCAAGATCGTATGGTGGGATGGCTCCGGCGTTTGCCTTTACGCCAAGCGGCTGGAGAAAGCCCAGTTCTGCTGGCCGCGCATCGGACATAGCCGGGTCCAGCTCAACAATGCCCAGCTTCTGGCTTTGGTGGATGGGATGGACTGGAAACGCGTTCGATCAACACCCATCAAGCCGCCAGAGATTGTTGGGTAA
- a CDS encoding transposase: MIEAVPERFEGAPRQFRRRWSDDFKERAVAEAMEPGASVSAIARRIGIHPSQLFGWRRDARARQGGSSVPAAVEACLGPVCARAVIEVVIGDMIIRAGMDADEAHLSRVIRVVRSA; encoded by the coding sequence ATGATCGAGGCCGTTCCGGAACGTTTCGAGGGCGCGCCGCGGCAGTTTCGGCGGCGTTGGTCCGATGACTTCAAGGAGCGAGCGGTGGCTGAGGCAATGGAGCCTGGAGCGAGTGTCTCGGCAATTGCGCGTCGCATCGGCATACATCCATCACAATTATTCGGCTGGCGTCGTGATGCTCGCGCCAGGCAAGGGGGCTCTTCGGTGCCTGCGGCTGTCGAGGCGTGTTTGGGGCCAGTTTGTGCGCGGGCGGTGATCGAGGTGGTTATCGGCGACATGATTATCCGGGCGGGGATGGATGCCGATGAAGCACACCTCAGTCGCGTGATCCGAGTGGTGCGGTCGGCATGA
- a CDS encoding MAE_28990/MAE_18760 family HEPN-like nuclease, producing the protein MSKAFTEDEFSDQITQDRTWRLREISDLKSAVQRADRTLQTVLLRALVTVCYAHWEGYVKFTAMKYMDFIARRKFQYSELNAQFLRNYFLPRLAALSTNKTSMKDRCSLVDEILFSSDKRFSKTNVDLINTKANLNYDVLKDICTVCGVPVEAFSDSETFLDVLLLKRRNEIAHGENTFVAVEDLDDIADKTIALMRAFGDSVENQIATKGYRADVQPAALGPAAAELQG; encoded by the coding sequence ATGAGCAAGGCATTCACCGAAGACGAGTTCAGCGATCAGATCACTCAAGACCGCACATGGCGCTTGAGAGAGATTTCTGATCTGAAATCTGCTGTCCAGCGAGCAGACAGAACACTTCAAACTGTTCTCCTTAGAGCCCTTGTTACCGTGTGTTACGCACACTGGGAAGGGTATGTAAAATTCACAGCGATGAAGTACATGGACTTCATCGCAAGGAGGAAGTTTCAGTATTCGGAACTCAACGCACAGTTCCTGCGGAATTATTTCCTTCCGCGATTAGCAGCATTATCAACGAATAAAACAAGCATGAAAGATAGATGTAGCCTCGTTGACGAGATATTATTCTCATCAGACAAGAGGTTCTCAAAAACAAACGTCGACTTGATCAACACAAAGGCAAATTTAAATTACGATGTACTGAAAGATATCTGTACCGTTTGCGGTGTACCCGTGGAAGCCTTTTCGGATTCGGAAACATTTTTGGACGTTTTATTGTTGAAGCGCAGAAATGAAATAGCTCACGGTGAAAACACGTTTGTGGCTGTTGAGGACCTTGATGACATTGCGGATAAAACAATCGCACTCATGCGCGCCTTTGGCGATTCCGTGGAGAACCAGATCGCGACGAAGGGATATCGCGCCGACGTTCAGCCAGCAGCGCTAGGCCCAGCCGCCGCAGAACTCCAAGGCTAG
- the tnpC gene encoding IS66 family transposase, producing MTRPDIELPDDVEALKAMVLAMAEKAARVEALEKQVDDLEARSADADERIERLTQILKAFDRARFGRRSEKLAAASADDEQHAFVFEEIETGIAAIRAKVTSGINKDGKRPPRPRKGFAAHLERIEVVIEPEDLPEHAGKTKILIGEDISERLDVVAAKFRVIVTRRPKYAFKNEDGVIQAAAPTHIIEAGIPTEALLAQIAVSKYADGLPLYRQEAIYARDKVDLDRRLMAQWMGKLGFELDILADYILNEIKKAERIFADETTLPTLAPGSGSAKTAWLWAYARDDRPFGGNSPPMVAYRFEDSRANDCVARHLSGYRGILQVDGYGAYSKLVRKDGGNDGVILAGCWAHSRRKFYELHVAKSSKVATETVERMATLWEIEDTVRGQSPEARVAARQDRSAAIVRDLFTLWQTTLPRVSGKSKLAEALRYSIKRRDVFERFLTDGRVELDSNIVERAIRPQAITRKNSLFAGSDGGGKTWATIATLLQTAKMNSVDPQAWLTQTLERLANGWPSSEIHTLMPWSYKA from the coding sequence ATGACGCGACCCGATATAGAGCTCCCGGATGATGTAGAGGCACTCAAGGCCATGGTTCTTGCCATGGCCGAAAAGGCCGCTCGTGTCGAGGCTTTGGAAAAGCAGGTCGATGATCTCGAGGCCCGAAGTGCTGACGCCGATGAGCGCATCGAGCGGCTGACACAGATCCTGAAAGCTTTTGACCGCGCGCGCTTCGGACGGCGTTCAGAGAAACTTGCAGCGGCCAGTGCCGATGACGAGCAGCATGCTTTTGTCTTTGAGGAGATCGAGACCGGTATTGCGGCGATCAGGGCCAAGGTTACGAGTGGCATCAACAAAGATGGCAAACGTCCACCGAGGCCACGCAAGGGCTTTGCGGCGCATCTGGAGCGTATCGAGGTGGTGATCGAGCCGGAAGACTTGCCGGAGCATGCGGGTAAGACCAAAATCCTGATCGGAGAAGACATATCCGAACGCTTGGATGTCGTTGCAGCGAAGTTCCGTGTCATTGTCACGCGCCGTCCCAAATACGCTTTTAAGAACGAAGATGGCGTGATCCAGGCTGCGGCCCCGACACATATCATTGAGGCGGGTATCCCAACCGAAGCGCTTCTGGCCCAGATCGCCGTCTCCAAATATGCCGATGGCCTCCCACTCTATCGGCAAGAAGCGATCTACGCCCGCGACAAGGTCGACCTTGACCGCAGGCTCATGGCTCAATGGATGGGAAAGCTGGGGTTCGAGCTCGACATCCTCGCCGATTACATCCTGAACGAAATCAAGAAGGCGGAACGAATATTTGCCGACGAGACGACCCTGCCGACACTGGCGCCTGGATCCGGGTCGGCGAAAACCGCATGGCTATGGGCTTATGCCAGGGATGACCGACCGTTCGGAGGCAACAGCCCTCCAATGGTGGCCTATCGCTTCGAAGACAGTCGGGCGAACGACTGCGTGGCACGGCACCTCAGCGGCTATCGCGGGATTCTGCAGGTTGACGGGTACGGGGCCTACAGCAAGCTTGTCCGCAAGGACGGCGGCAACGACGGCGTTATTCTGGCTGGCTGCTGGGCCCATAGCCGTCGCAAGTTCTATGAATTGCATGTCGCGAAAAGCTCCAAGGTGGCAACAGAGACAGTCGAGCGAATGGCAACGCTCTGGGAAATAGAAGATACCGTCCGCGGCCAAAGCCCTGAGGCGCGTGTCGCTGCCCGACAAGACCGCTCGGCGGCGATAGTCCGGGACCTCTTCACTCTCTGGCAGACGACTTTGCCGCGAGTATCAGGCAAATCCAAACTCGCCGAAGCTCTACGGTACTCGATCAAGCGTCGTGACGTCTTCGAACGCTTTCTGACCGACGGCCGTGTCGAGCTCGACTCCAACATCGTCGAGCGAGCGATCAGACCGCAGGCGATAACAAGAAAAAATAGTCTCTTCGCCGGCAGCGACGGCGGCGGCAAGACATGGGCGACAATCGCGACACTTTTGCAGACTGCAAAAATGAATTCTGTCGATCCCCAGGCCTGGCTGACGCAGACGCTCGAGCGCCTTGCAAACGGCTGGCCTAGCAGCGAAATCCATACCCTTATGCCGTGGAGCTACAAGGCCTGA
- a CDS encoding DUF6538 domain-containing protein: protein MAVLHEVENLIRRGNIFYWRPRVPAVLVDCRPGSRLSLSLRCSDHKKAQIIGWKLKTRLAELKMNLNEPMSKQQLQKLFEHGLDV, encoded by the coding sequence ATGGCCGTGCTCCACGAAGTCGAGAATCTGATCCGTCGCGGGAATATCTTCTATTGGCGGCCACGCGTCCCGGCGGTCTTAGTTGACTGCCGGCCCGGTAGCCGCCTTTCACTCAGCCTTCGTTGTTCCGACCATAAGAAGGCTCAGATCATCGGCTGGAAGCTCAAAACGCGACTGGCCGAACTGAAAATGAATCTGAATGAACCTATGTCCAAGCAGCAGCTCCAGAAACTGTTCGAGCATGGCCTCGACGTTTAG